The nucleotide window ACTGTAATCCCAAAGTATgtcttaaagtctcaatacgtgtttgctgaagAATTTCTGAAATCAAATTTCCGAAGCAGATTGTGGTATAAACTAATATGAACTTGATCAAGTGCAATCTTGTTTTGGGTATTAACCAGCTTTGATCACAGTGTTGACTACTGTAACCACAAAGTATgtcttaaagtctcaatacgtgtttgctgaggaatttctaaatgcactctaaccaggtgggtttaatggagcaAAGCTGTCGCAACCGATTCACCGTTGAATCACTgtgaccgcccatatcagcatgttcattacacagaTGTAACCTATATACACTTGTATAGTCcacttttttttacccaattccatGGAGGAAActtctgaaaacacctgtttattcattgcaatgggaggaaatgatacaattttgcaagctacatcagtaagaccgaaagaaagatactattcaagagaagggacctaacacaggctagccacgaaagtgaaagtagtcctaggcCGAATGGTCGTAAACAAAACTGAGAGATTTTATTGgtgcatgatctgttgggcggggcttgcaaattttgattgaagtttgtagaatctacagactcgttaataaatctggcgaagTTTATACAGCTCAAAATGTtgaacgacagataactcaattaaaataatgaatattgatatggaaattgcaTAGAAATGTGTCATTTTCAGGGAGaatttagtgcagtaagctgggaAAGGTCggagtttaaatttggcaaacatgtACTGAGTCTTTAAAAGGAAATTGCAGTGTACTTAAACCTTTTCCGGCAAATCCAGTTTGCCAAGTTTGAGTGACAACGCAGAGGAATGtggctatacacttaactacaCACACAAATATCTCACACAGTTttgtcttgaaaacaaaaaaaaagcaaaattctTAACTTGGATCTTTAATAGCTCTACCAAATGGTCAAGCGCATCCAACTTTGCAGTTGTCCATCTTTTCTATTCTCAACATTAACAGTGTTACTTGATGCATCATGTCCACTCACTATCAAGGCCAGCAGGATTCTGCTGGTTTTAACTGTCTTTGAATCCCTGTAGTGGTAGCCTCTGCTTTACATATAGTGTTTTGTATGTCCACTATCAGGGCCACGACGGTGCTGCTGCTGGTTCCACTGTCTTTGATCCCTGTAGTTGTGGCCTCGATTGTTGTGGTGTGATCTTCTGTCATACGATCTCTGATCCGGGTAAGGCTGGTATCTTTGGTCATGTCTTTGCCTGTGTCCTCCGTGGTGTCTTCTATCGTCGTATCGTCTTTTGTGTCCTTGCCTGTGACTGAAAGAGAGCAAGAAACTAATACGTTTcaatatttgcaatttttttgatATAAACTAATGTTCTTCAAATTTAAAAGAAGCATATTGCAAGATGATTCACTTGATGTTCTTTTGACACATAACAAtggatattttataatattagcACCAACAAGAAACTCTTTGAAAAGCGTCAAAGTTGGGGACCACCAAAATTAAATTCAGAAACTTCACGAATTTATGCTTCTCGGAAACCTCCTCCCTGAAGACCTCTCTCCACAACATCTGCCTGTGGAGGGTTGCCAAGATGATGAAGGGGTCGCAAGCAATAAATTGTGAATGCCAGTGATCTACATCATTGATGCTGTAATAGCTTGTATAATCTGTGAAAATACAATGTTCTGAACTTCTTAATTAAGGCAACCTAAGAAATTGCCCaatttttttaaccaaaatttcataaaatagAGGCATGTTTCCCTGAGGAAGAATCTTACTCTGAATTTCTTCGATCATTGTCTCTGTATGATGGTCGACTGTAGAAGTTATCAACAATTGGTGGCGGATCTCCTTCTTTCTTCAGGTAGGACTGGAAGTTCGGGTCACTTTCTGTATAGCGATCTATAAATTCAGCTTCAAGAAGAGCAAGGGCCTCAGCATATTGTTCTTGGAAAGTTTCAGAACTTGAAGTTCCTTCAGGTTGAGGGTCACTATCTTCTGACATTCTGCTTCATCTGAAAGCAAAATAGGAAAGAAGAGGTTTGAAATTAGGAACAATGGCACTAGAGGAGCTATTAAACAGGAGGAATTAAATCATGGGGTTCCAAGCTGCACGGTACACGCATCGTGAAGTGCCCCGTCCTACTCCgtatatagtaaaggcttcataatagCTGCACCTTGGTAATTGACGCACCCTCAAATATTattagcaacgatacagcaggcaacctaaactgtttgcagtcaagcagagaACTACATGTTTGATGAGttttaatccatttcaggtatatgctgatcaaattatGGTTTTATTAAGAgccttttaacaccctccccctagctttgcacatttttttggcaattcggaaatcttactccctacaaataaccaaaattacctcaatatgataccactactctatgggacctgacctgtctaaGCTTAGAGCCTCAgactcagagcatagcaaacagcatccaaagtcaatggatgtatacttaggcctacacaaagttaggggtatgaaagaacttgacacggcagacattttgtgatctaattctgctcaattgtacaataaatattttgagatcattacatttctgaggaactacacatatggaAAATGGAGATATGCTGGGCTTGCTTTACAGAGTATGCCCTACGGTTGGATTCTGAATGAACCataatttttttacaaaaagtGCAGGGTTGTGTAGCATTACCCAAGACATTATGGCCAATTGCAGATAACATATATGCAATACCATTATCCTATTAATTTGCACAAAACACATGCAACGCTTTGATAGCGATAGCCAAGGACTGGCATAAGCATGTGTAGTAAGTTGAATACCGACTACTACTaggctagcctaacgttaggctacggTAATATGAGCATGACAAGTATGAGAAAGTTTGATCTATTTTATGAACTAAACAACAAACTGTGTGATTACGAAACTGAAAAACTAAGTTCGAATTGAATTTCAGTTAGGCCTACCAAAATTTCATTTACGGTTTTACAAAAAGGATTGTGCACACAGAATGTAGTCACTACTCACAAAATACGTGGTTCAATTGTGCGAGAAATAGCACGCCAGACGAGGAACTGGAATAAACGTCAATAGCGCCACTGTAAAAGAAGCTGATAGAATTAAAATGGCTGCCCCCATGAATCACAACAACAAAGTTACTTTAGCTAAAAACAACCTTGAAAAGTTCAAAGTAAGCTGCGGAATTGATCCGGAGGATGCCAATAGCCCACATGTTATCCGCGGTGTAACGGAAACTTGGCCATGCATTTCATGGTCCGTTTCCAAGCTTGGTGAATTAGTTGGAAACAAACTTGTGAAGTTTCGAATTGGTCTTCGGCGAATTCGAAACGgtacttctattcatttctATTGCACCTTGTTCCGTAGTATTGTATTGTCATCGATATTCGATATAAATTATCTGCTTCAAGAATGTAAAACGTCCTACAATAATTGAAATGGCATGTTACAGTACAGCCTACAATATCATAAGTTAGAATACTGAAGCTAGGCTATGTAGTATGTGTAATACTAGTAATAAAGCTTTCAAAACCAAACTTACTACAATTTACAAACTGCTATAAATCCACTGAAGAGACTGTGTAAGAGAGTGTGTAAAGTCAGGCCAACTAACTTTTACACAGTAATAAAGATTTGTCTAAAGCCTATATGCCTATCGTTTGCGAAATTTGTAGACTAGGTTACGATCTGATATAAgttataatgtacagtagcatatatGCTAAACTGTCATTGTCAACAGAATGAGTATGCATGTGAATTAATATCATCAATATATTGTGTTTCACATCGTCACAATGTAGTTGTACCAATCTAATGCTAATAACTTTCACCTGAATTTAAAGGGTCATTATTTGGAGTCACTGCACAATCCAAGCCAGTTTGGTAGCATCAAGAGTACTTCGCTAAGTTGGCTTATATACTTTTTACTCTTTACCTTAAGCTTAATATACATTTTAGTTGGCTACAGCAGCTTTCATTTGTTTGTGAATGTGATATATCTGTTCCTTATTTACATAGGTAAAGTTCTGTGGGAGAGCCTGTGTTCCTATGAAGAAGCAAAATTGAGCGATTTTGAAGAATGGTGTTCGCTGTCACAGGGGACACTATCTCAGCAAAATCCACTCCGGAAATATGACAGGGAAAAGTTTTGGTGCTATGCTGACTACAAGTATATGAAGGATCTCTTCTGTGATAAGCAGCAGATATTTGAGGTTTGCCCCTATTataactttgaatatgatcaaATTTTTGCAAAAGCCTAATTAATGACTTAATAAGTGTATCTCCAAAATGGAATGATGTTATTGTTCtctgagggggaggggggttgtatGGGTGAGGGAGAATCATCACAAGCATATGGACTAAAACATTTGCCCTGTAATGGTTTCCACTTTAATTATTTCTTCTTGTTCATGCAATAGTGTATTTATCCTCATTTTTATCAAGTATCAGTAACTTTAAAGTTGATTATAAGAGCTGTTCCTTATGTGCATAGGTGACTTGTAGAAAGAAACATAGGAAACATACCATTCAATGCAGTAGAATAAATGTTCATCAGTaaatttttctcaaattgttTAATATCTACATGACAATATGAAGCTTACTCCATGGACATTCAAACACCACAAGACGTGACATAACTGACATTAGGCACAGGTGACAAATTGCTGTCATGCTCTTCAAATTTTCTGAGATGCCCTGATCCATTATTTCATTCTGAATAACTTTGTTTACCTAGAATTTGACAATGCTGACAATATTGAAACAGCTACATTAATTTTAACTCTTTCTCtctatctccccccccccacctcctccccaaCTTCCTCTCTTACAGGCCATTCCATGGGATTCTCTTGGTCTCAATGGTTACAATGGTGAACAAAGCACTATATGGATAGGTTCCAGTAGAGCTCACACAGTTTGCCATCAAGATGCGTATGGTTTCAATCTTGTTGCTCAGATTCAGGGCAGGTATgttcaatccccccccccccccaattcctGTTCCTTCCTTTTAGATTTGAAAGATTGAAGGTAAACAGTGCTTTGTACACAGGTGGGCCGTGTACTCAGATTTCAACAGATCTGCAAGAATATTGTTAAACTCAATTAATGCAGCTCACAAAGCTTTTGATAATATGAGAACAATGCTTTTTATCTGACCATAAATCAACTAAAATTCACTGAATGACTGGAAGGTAAAAACTTTGGGGAGTTTGTTCGTGTATGGCCTACTTGTAGTAAGATCAATCATAGCATATGGACAATGGATTACCGATTGGATACAATATTTCACAGTGGCTTGCAGGATCAAGCTCTTGCCCACCCTTGATGTAGAAGGTTTGGGTCAATGATCACTCCCGTAGATTAAGAGTTATAGTTCTGTTAAAATAGTCTGAAGATTTGATAATTGAGGTTGAGGTTCCTTTTCAGACCAGAAAATACCAGTCTCAGTTACATTCATGCTAATCAACAAATTCAGGTCAATTAGAGTGCTTTTTGGAGATTAAGTCAACTGTAGAtctggagagaaaaaaaactgtttctGAACCCAATAACTCACAAAGGTCAACTAGTTGACtcataatataaaacaataactatGTTAATCTTTCTACTGAGAAAGTGTTAAATTTGGTTTAAGGCACAATTGAACAGCATTGTATCACACggcttgttttttttccagtaaTTTGGTTAGTTGTATGAACATTATTATTAaatactactattattattgttcatatttatatattttttaccatAGGAAAAAATGGTATCTTTTTCCACCAGAGCAGACGGACTGTTTGTACCCCACACGTCTTCCATACGAAGAGTCAAGCATTTTCAGTGAGGTGAACATAACAGAGCCGGATTTAACCATTCATCCTAGATTTCAAGATTCCACGCCACATGTGATTGTCCTAGAACCCGGAGATGTCTTGTACGTGCCTAGACATTGGTGGCATTATGTGGAATGTCTAGATACCAGTATCAGCGTAAACTGCTGGGTAGAACTGGTAAgtatgaatttgaatttattgtccacaattggaaattcggcttacacaggtcgttaatgaaaaacaaaaataaaataaaagaaaagcaatagtataagtatcaatagactgcgataaacatacagtaatacaaacatatatacagcaagtcctacaaataagaaattaatattctcacttgtgaattatatatatggatagaattaggcACAAATGACTATCTGTAGCGAGCCCTAAGTTTACGTGGGGGCATAAACGCAGTCCAGAGCGGTTGTAATTGTAGTGCTCAAACAAAGGGTGTGTTGGGTCTTGCATGATTTATGGAAGTGGATAATGGATTTaaactcattcattcattggtggatatatatatataacttcattCATTCTCTTGTTCTTTCATTCATTCTGCaagcattcattcattcaaacaCTTCATCCTTTCATTCATATCTGCCTTCATTCATGAAACATTCATTCATTGAGCCATTCATTCAACttattcattcgttcattcatcGGTTTCCTTACTTGCTTTATTTAACCCTTGATTTTAGTTACTTTAAATGAGTTTATTTAAATCTTTGTTTCATAATTACTCTAATCCTCAGACTCATAGGGGTATAAGAAAAACCTGTAAAATGGCTGTACTTATGTGGttataaaaaaacaaagtaaaattaataagcatatatcattttgaaaattgcCCACAAGGGTTGTTTGTTCAAAGTTTACCAGAAAGGTAATCATCTTTCATTACAGAAGTCAAACATGCCCCACCTTTGAATTTCATTTCTCTTGCATTTGGTCAATCCCTTCAGTTGGTTGCTTATATGTTTTTTGGGTGAGTTTTTATCTGTAAATTCTTTTGGTATGTCTTGATCAATCTTCTAGGCtagaatatattaaaaattatttgtCGTTATCTCTTGTCCTCTGTGTAGCTGGTTAGTTTGCTCGCTAAACCTTTTCATAATGATCAAACAGAATTCTAGCCAAAAAGTCCAAATTAAACTAGTCTGTTTTCTGTTCTTGATTTACTTGTAAAACTGAAGTGTCAGATTAGGATCCTGTACTGACTGCATATTTACATTAAGAAACAAATTCTGTTGGTTAGACAAGAAGTCTTGTCACAGCTTTTCCTTCTGTTTTCCTCGCCCCTAGGAGAACGATCATCTGAGTCGATTACACGAATCTGTCACAAGGATGTTAGTCTACGGACTTCTCCATCATCACCCGCAGCAGAATGATCTTAATCCTGATTGGTTAAATCCTACAGAGGTGAGGCTCTACCAACCAATGAATATTATCACCATAGTTCTTAAAAGATGCCTACAGCATCTTTAATAGGCACATGATGTAAATAATGAACCATTTCAGCTTTCTGACTGTCCTGTGCTCATGTCTAGAGTTTTGGGTAGGATGAAGTGATGTACATGTCAACATTTGTCAATCTTGAATATGCCACATTGCAAAccataaaaaaacagaaagccagTAAGCTTTGTGATTCATTGCCAtcaaatttgctcaaaattcaaaatatttgtaactatctgactaatgtagagcaagggAGTTTAAATTTGTCCCACatattaagtgagaaccagataaaaatttgagaaatcccttgtgggcatcaacgaCTTCAATCACTCATaaagattttacagtatagaattttaagCCAAATATCCAAAACAGTGTTCATCTTTGACATATACACACATTTTATCAACTTTGAGCTAGCAAACCCCTTTacatagtttttgttttttgttgggggatgggggggggggggagttacatgacattgtatATATAGTGTGAAATACTTTTGAGAAAATGGCCAAGTTTTCCACCATTCGAGATAACCGGTTGATCCCTTGAGCCATTTTGCATCCATTTGATCCATTTGAGAACACCTGTTGaacccttgaagctcagagggagAAAACCTTATAGGAGGTTTAAATGCACATTTAATGCAAGAGTATGTACTCTGGAGAAGATTTTATTACCTGGATGCCAGGTACATATCATTGATGACCTATATAACCCCTTCACAggactaaactgaactgaatatgaccaaactatgtttgccaaaagaaaatcatagcattcaagtattcacagattaattgtagctttattTTGGAGTTATCctttttaaaaggttttcagactttgatgcctgttgacctcatgtgacctttggcTTCTACCAATAGGAATCCTGAACTCACTAAGCTGAACTCACTAAGCTGGATATACATACTAAGTATTatgttcaagaaagatgttctacttgtgttaatttatttacatgattttcatactttcatttcaattttgaccgcaagtgacctttgacctccaccaatttcgatagggttcttgtactcaataagctGAAcctgcataccatgtatgaagttcaagaaagatgtactttttgagttatactgttcacaaagttttcaaaatttgacctctgttgaccccaaatggcCAGTGAACTTTActgaaaacaataggcttcttgtacttgaTAAGATGGATCCGCATATGGAGGTTATCCACCATTATTTTTTTGAGTTACCCTGTTAACAAGCAAGTGTCATATACttacgcacgcacgcacacaaacgccatcaccatcgcatagattcaaACATGAAGAAATCAGATCATTCGGAAACATGAAGGACTCAATCCTCATTTGAATTTTAATTACTTTTATGATGAATTAACAGGGAGAAACTCAAAACAACCATTActtcacgtttttttttctttcttttttgttgtccTGTTTTGATTCTACAGACACTCACATCTTATAACACCAACTTATTATACTTGGAAAATTCTCTAGAGATTTTGAAGCAGCTGAATGGCCAAAGAAAAGCTAAAGGAGAAGCCAGTGATAAATGGGATGGAAGAGAGGCAGGAATCTCTTTTAAAAGCCACGAGCCAGTAGAGAGAAAACTCATGTCAGCTGATTCATCTGAAGAACACATTTTGAGAGATGGAATGCTACTGGATGATGAGAAGCAAGGCGTCGGTCAAGTTGTAAAGGGTGAAGATATGGAGAGGAAGTCATCTAAGAGAACTCGTTCCAAACTCAGTCTTGAGAGTAGAAAACGAAAACAATGTGCAATGACAGTTTCTCGGATTCCTCCGATATCTGTCGACGAAATGCTCGGATGCAAGTACACAGAGAATGGGGGAGGTGCATCGAAGGACAAAGATAGAGAAGACCGGGGTATCATGGAGGTACTTACTCAGTGTGTGACTGATCCTAGGgttgttgccatggttactGATTTATTATTGGAGAAATTGCAAAATAGGTGACAAAAACTCTGATCTTTAATGAAGGAGATCACAACTCTCTTAAATGTTATTATCAGTGCCATGATTAGTATTAAAGAACACTTTAAAgccaaatgtgaaaaaaaaaaacagaaattattTGAACGGAATCAAATTCATACGACTCTTCCAAaataaatactatttttttttaaagatgacATATGAGGTAAAGCGGGAGTTTTTTTAGTTGTTGTCAAAAACGGCTTACGTATTATGCCAAAAGAAAACACATGTGTGTGAAATCAATGTTGTTTGTAGGTCAGGTTCCCTGTAAAGAAACATTTCAAGCAATGTTTAAAACAGGAGTTTGGGGTGCTTATGTAAACCATCTATTCTTATATAAGTCAAATTCAAAAGATacgtttttttgggggggggggtggggggtgagaTGTATGTAATTAGCACAAAGAAGCAAAGTGTCAAAGACTAAGCAGACTACAATTGAATGGGAAAAGTAAATACTTCCTACTGTACTTAATGTTTCCTATGTTACAAATAATTTGTACGGCTTCTCAAGTTCCCCTATTGCAGCCCTGGTTACCCAGAATTGGCAAAACTGTGCAAATTGGCATCCACATTCAAAGAAAAGTTTGCTTTAAAGATGTTAGAACTTGAAAACTTAATGGGAAGTGAGTAACAGATTTCAATAGATCAAAGCAAACCTGTTTGTATTGGATGGTGTAGCTCAGTTTGTTTTAGGttgttatatatgtacatgttattttattatattccCTAGAAGTATGCATTtttcccacaccccccccccccccgataacgAAAAAGCGGGTTATCCAGAAGTGCTGAAGAGGCGAGAGTTGTTATTTGTTACCTGCAAACACTGGTATAATTGTAGCACTTCACAATTAATTGCTAGCTTTCAGCAATTTGTCAACCTCTTATAGGTACTGTTGTACTGAAATGTGTTTGCAATTGATTAAGGTAAGACACCCTTGAAAGACTCTTCACTGAAACTTATTTGTTTTGCTATTAATTAATGATTCTAGGCGATTATGTTCAATGTGTAGCCCACAAAACAGGGGTAGATCCAGTATTCTGAAAAGGAGAGGATGTGGCCTGGGTTTGTGTACACTGACTTGTATGTAGGAGAgttgattcccccccccccatcctgcaaagcccccccccataaaaaattaaacatgCACTCTAATGACtacttatattttattttggggggagggggttgataCGGGAGGGGGTTGATACGGGAGGGGTACACCCCTGAATCCACCCCTGCAAAATATGGTATCATTTATGAGGTGGCATACTACTATtagattttatatatagtccGCCCGAATGTTCTCCTATCtaaggaaaagtgccaaaaagcagtacgagaacatcttttttgatatgttatcaataagGATCTAGTTTATTGTgacttgcatgttgaagagcatgaatggaagtacatgtggtgcaaaaattgggtaaattgaggtaattttagacccctttaagCCTCCCAGGAGCAGTGTACGAAAAATTGTTTgctactgagtaaagaggtttgtttacatgtGACGAAAAATTCAGGCTCTCAAAATATCtgcatggtcatggtacggaaagttggtggtgccatgaaaggctgACTTGtgagctatccagtgatgggtagcggttagctagtgagaactatCTAGACTTCGAGACTACaatacttttgtgatttagtgtgtacatcaatggggcttttaacaGGCGTATGTTAACCGAATTAAGCTGACTTGGCCTTATTGAGCCATGCGTGTAACAGGTTTGCTAATGAGCCAGATTGTAATGAACTGTTATTgcaaaagatttttttattaaaattaaatgccTTTTGAGAATAATTGTCTTTCCAGAGCTTTTTGAAAATCTATACCGAGTTTGAAGGACACTAGAACACTTACTGTATTTATGTTTATTAAAAATATTCTCCAAATTATGTTTTGAGTAAGGTAGATCagagaataaaatatattattataattattattatatattataatattattaatatattataataaatttGTTTCCACAAATCGACTTGAAAGGTAttttcattaatataacattttccaTTCATTGTCACCACAATAAAGCTTTTTATATGGGAAAATGGGACTATTTATTTTGTCCTCAATAATAAACAACACGGATCTTGTACTTACTAAGTTGAGGTACCAAAGGAATTTGAAGTTCAGTCTAAAGTTTATTCCAATTGGGGGATTATCATGTTGGCAAGGTTTAAAAAACTTTGAACTTATGATAATTTATGACTTTCTccacaaaaacaacaatataATCTTTTCACAATGTGACTGAGGGGGACctgctaaatatgaaattcGTTTTAAGTTTTACATAGGGGAGTTTTCATGTCTACAAGGAtatcagactttgacctcagtGAAAAACAGTGGTTGTTCTACTTTGTTGTGTGCTCCACCCACCAAGAAATTATTCTGAACCCCTCCGTTCTGTACGAGTTTTACAAGCtacagtgtcacatacatacacatgtcTTGAAGTCATCAAAATAGCATAGATTCATTCTGTATTAGCAGAAACGCATAGATTAATTCTATCTTTGGCAGAAATGCATAGATTCGTTCTGTATTAGCAGAaatgcaggtgcgtatccaggggggggcgttgggggcgcgcgccccccgggtaaggaaaagagaagaaaaaagggaaaaggagggggaaaaaaagaaaaggaggagaggatagaagggaaaagaaaaggaggaagagagaaaaaggagaacaggagggagtagaagataaacgccaagacctcgggaagagaaagaggaacagtgataATTACAGCGTTGacccctataatatacacagggtagccagtgacagatcgaggattacggaggggacgtgcgcctcaccctataccccttacaccgacaactccattttttacgtttccatttttgctctttcactaatgtatctatatatatactatatatggtctatcataacgcgtgtgtgtgta belongs to Apostichopus japonicus isolate 1M-3 chromosome 4, ASM3797524v1, whole genome shotgun sequence and includes:
- the LOC139966309 gene encoding uncharacterized protein, with translation MSEDSDPQPEGTSSSETFQEQYAEALALLEAEFIDRYTESDPNFQSYLKKEGDPPPIVDNFYSRPSYRDNDRRNSDHRQGHKRRYDDRRHHGGHRQRHDQRYQPYPDQRSYDRRSHHNNRGHNYRDQRQWNQQQHRRGPDSGHTKHYM
- the LOC139966306 gene encoding HSPB1-associated protein 1-like; this encodes MAAPMNHNNKVTLAKNNLEKFKVSCGIDPEDANSPHVIRGVTETWPCISWSVSKLGELVGNKLVKFRIGLRRIRNGKVLWESLCSYEEAKLSDFEEWCSLSQGTLSQQNPLRKYDREKFWCYADYKYMKDLFCDKQQIFEAIPWDSLGLNGYNGEQSTIWIGSSRAHTVCHQDAYGFNLVAQIQGRKKWYLFPPEQTDCLYPTRLPYEESSIFSEVNITEPDLTIHPRFQDSTPHVIVLEPGDVLYVPRHWWHYVECLDTSISVNCWVELENDHLSRLHESVTRMLVYGLLHHHPQQNDLNPDWLNPTETLTSYNTNLLYLENSLEILKQLNGQRKAKGEASDKWDGREAGISFKSHEPVERKLMSADSSEEHILRDGMLLDDEKQGVGQVVKGEDMERKSSKRTRSKLSLESRKRKQCAMTVSRIPPISVDEMLGCKYTENGGGASKDKDREDRGIMEVLTQCVTDPRVVAMVTDLLLEKLQNR